In Thermosynechococcus sichuanensis E542, a single genomic region encodes these proteins:
- the psbC gene encoding photosystem II reaction center protein CP43, whose amino-acid sequence MVTLSSNSIFATNRDQESSGFAWWAGNARLINLSGKLLGAHVAHAGLIVFWAGAMTLFELAHFIPEKPMYEQGLILIPHIATLGWGVGPGGEVVDTFPFFVVGVVHLISSAVLGFGGVYHAIRGPETLEEYSSFFGYDWKDKNKMTTILGFHLIVLGIGALLLVAKAMFFGGLYDTWAPGGGDVRVITNPTLDPRVIFGYLLKSPFGGEGWIVSVNNLEDVVGGHIWIGLICIAGGIWHILTTPFGWARRAFIWSGEAYLSYSLGALSMMGFIATCFVWFNNTVYPSEFYGPTGPEASQAQAMTFLIRDQKLGANVGSAQGPTGLGKYLMRSPTGEIIFGGETMRFWDFRGPWLEPLRGPNGLDLNKIKNDIQPWQERRAAEYMTHAPLGSLNSVGGVATEINSVNFVSPRSWLATSHFVLAFFFLVGHLWHAGRARAAAAGFEKGIDRESEPVLSMPSLD is encoded by the coding sequence GTGGTAACGCTCTCTAGTAACTCGATCTTTGCCACCAATCGCGACCAAGAATCCTCCGGTTTCGCGTGGTGGGCCGGTAATGCTCGTCTGATTAATCTCTCCGGCAAACTCTTGGGTGCCCACGTCGCCCACGCTGGCCTGATCGTCTTCTGGGCCGGTGCCATGACCCTGTTCGAGTTGGCTCACTTTATCCCTGAGAAGCCAATGTACGAGCAAGGGCTGATTCTCATCCCCCACATTGCCACCCTTGGTTGGGGCGTTGGCCCTGGTGGTGAAGTCGTGGACACCTTCCCCTTCTTTGTGGTTGGGGTGGTGCACCTGATTTCCTCTGCCGTTCTCGGCTTTGGTGGGGTTTACCATGCCATTCGTGGCCCTGAAACCCTTGAGGAATACTCCTCCTTCTTTGGCTACGACTGGAAAGATAAAAACAAAATGACGACGATCCTCGGTTTCCACCTGATCGTCCTTGGTATTGGTGCTCTACTGCTGGTGGCCAAAGCCATGTTCTTTGGTGGTCTCTATGACACTTGGGCACCCGGCGGTGGCGATGTCCGCGTCATTACCAACCCCACCCTTGACCCAAGGGTAATCTTTGGCTACCTGCTGAAGTCTCCCTTTGGGGGTGAGGGCTGGATCGTTAGCGTCAACAACCTTGAGGACGTTGTTGGTGGTCACATCTGGATCGGTCTGATCTGCATTGCCGGTGGGATTTGGCACATTCTAACAACGCCCTTCGGCTGGGCACGTCGTGCCTTCATCTGGTCTGGGGAAGCCTATCTCTCCTACAGCTTGGGCGCCCTGTCCATGATGGGCTTCATTGCCACCTGCTTTGTCTGGTTCAACAACACGGTCTATCCCAGTGAATTCTACGGCCCCACAGGTCCAGAGGCCTCTCAAGCTCAGGCAATGACCTTCTTGATCCGTGACCAGAAATTGGGTGCGAATGTGGGTTCCGCTCAAGGCCCTACGGGTTTGGGTAAATACCTGATGCGCTCTCCCACGGGTGAAATCATCTTCGGTGGTGAAACAATGCGCTTCTGGGATTTCCGTGGTCCTTGGTTGGAGCCGTTGCGTGGTCCCAATGGTCTTGATCTCAACAAGATCAAAAATGACATTCAGCCTTGGCAAGAGCGTCGTGCGGCGGAGTACATGACCCATGCTCCCCTTGGTTCTCTCAACTCCGTGGGTGGTGTGGCCACCGAAATCAACTCGGTGAACTTCGTGTCGCCCCGCTCTTGGTTAGCTACCTCCCACTTTGTCTTGGCCTTCTTCTTCTTGGTAGGTCACCTGTGGCATGCGGGTCGCGCCCGTGCGGCTGCCGCTGGTTTCGAGAAGGGGATTGACCGTGAGTCTGAACCCGTGCTCTCGATGCCCAGCCTCGACTAG